The DNA region CGTCGCCCCGGCGCGCACCAGCAGATCGGCGGCATAACCGACGGCCGGATTCGCCGTGATGCCGGAGAAGGCGTCGCTTCCGCCGCATTGCAGGCCGACCGTCAAACCGGAAGCAGGACAAGTGACGCGCTTGCGGCGGTTCAATCTCTCCAACCGTGCTTCCGCCATCTCCATAATCGCTTGAACCATAGGAATAAAACCTTGATAATCCTGGAGCGAAACTATTTTGGAAGCGCTGTCTTTATCCGGTATGAGACGATCCGGCTGCAGCTTCTCACAGCCTAAGCCGACAACCAACAGCTCGCCGCCGAAATTCGGATGAGCCGCGATGTTCCGAAGGGTGCGGATCGGAATTTCCGCATCAGAGGCCTGGATCGCCACGCCGCAGCCATACGTATGATGGATCGCCACCACATCGTCTACCTGCGGATATTGGGGCAGCAGTTCTTCCTTAATCCGCTTTACCGCATAATCGAGCACCCCCGACACGCACTGTACGCTCGTCGTGATCCCGAGGATATTTTTAGTGCCGACGCTACCGTCCGGATTGAGGTATCCCTCGAACGTAAAGCCTTCAAGCGGCGGCTGGAGCGGCGGCACTTTGGTGGCGAGCGGCAGCTCGCGGAGCAACGGCGGCGTCGGAAGTTCGATGAACGACTCGCTCACCCAACTGCCTCGCGGGATAGGGCGCACCGCGCAGCCGATAATTTCACCGTAACGAACGACGGCTTCTCCCTGGGCCACATCCGCCAAGGCAACCTTATGCCCTTGGGGGATATACTCCGTTAACCTAAGGCCGCAAGGAAATACGGTGCCCTCGGGCAAACCTCCCGCATTCACAATGATCGCCACATTATCTTTTTCATGAACCTTAATATACAAAGGAGCATCATTGCGTAAATCATTCATCTGAACAGCCTCCTTACTCTTCCGCATGACTTCACTATACTCCTTTGTACTCTTTTTCACATTGGCGCCCAACCCAAAGTTTTGCGGTTTTGACCAACAAAAATTTGGACTTCCGCACAATAATTCGATATCTGCAATTTGCAATCCGCGCCCGCTTAACGTTTATCCTCCCACGTTCTGAAAAAAGAAACTTTTGACCGGAAATGAAATGCATTTTTGCGGTTGAGCCGCCTATTTCGAGGAACCTCGACGAAATTCGCATGCACATTTGCACTTCTTGGGATTTCCCCCTCTTCACCCGCATCTGAATTTTATATCTCAAAAAAAACCGCCAGAGCGGTTTTGGTCCGTCCGACGGTTTTCATTAAATAATATCCAGCGGGACCTTCCGGTCCGGCGGCGGAAAAGCTTCATCGAGCGCGGCGATTTCCTCGTTGCTTAAGGTGATCCGGGCGGCCTGCGCGTTCTCCGTCACATGGCGCACGGTAGAAGCTTTGGGGATGGCGATGACGTTTCCGCCGCGGATGCTCCAGGCGAGCAGAATCTGCAGCGGCGACGCTCCGTGCGCTTCGGCCGCCCGCACCACGGCGGGATGCTCCGTCAGCCCCGTGCGCAGCTCGCCCGCCTGGGCCAGCGGCGAATAGGCCATGATCGGCATGCCGCAATCCCGCTGCCAAGGCAGCAGATCGTATTCGATGCCGCGCGAGCCGAGGTGGTACAGCACCTGATTGACGGCGCAGCGGCTGCCGTCCGCAAGGGCCGCCAGCTCCCGCATATCCGCCGTATCGAAATTGGAAACGCCCCAGCGGATGATTTTCCCCTGCTCGACCAGTCGCTCCATGCATTCCACGGTTTCCTCCAGCGGCACGCGGCCCCGCCAATGCAGCAGGTACAGGTCGAGCCTGTCGGTGCCGAGCCGTTTCAAGCTTTCCTCGCAGCTGCGAAAAATCCTGGTCCGGCCCGCATTGTGCGGATATACCTTGGACACGAGAAACACACTGTCGCGTTTCCCCTTAAGCGCTTCGCCGACGAGCGATTCGGCGCGGCCTTCCCCGTACATCTCCGCCGTGTCGATGAGATTCATGCCCAGCTCTACGCCTGCTTGCAGCGCGGCGATTTCCTCCTGCCTGCGCCGGGGATTGTCGCCGATGCGCCATGTGCCCTGGCCGAGGGCGGCCACTTCCGTACCGTCGGCCAGCCTAACGTGTCCGATGGCTGTCTCCCGGATCAAGCCGGTTTGGTCCCGGCGGCTAATATTTTCGCCTGCGTTCATCTCCGTAACCTCCATTCG from Paenibacillus macerans includes:
- the garD gene encoding galactarate dehydratase, with product MNDLRNDAPLYIKVHEKDNVAIIVNAGGLPEGTVFPCGLRLTEYIPQGHKVALADVAQGEAVVRYGEIIGCAVRPIPRGSWVSESFIELPTPPLLRELPLATKVPPLQPPLEGFTFEGYLNPDGSVGTKNILGITTSVQCVSGVLDYAVKRIKEELLPQYPQVDDVVAIHHTYGCGVAIQASDAEIPIRTLRNIAAHPNFGGELLVVGLGCEKLQPDRLIPDKDSASKIVSLQDYQGFIPMVQAIMEMAEARLERLNRRKRVTCPASGLTVGLQCGGSDAFSGITANPAVGYAADLLVRAGATVLFSEVTEVRDAVHLLTPRAVNEEVGRALIREMEWYDAYLQRGQADRSANPTPGNKKGGLANIVEKSLGSIVKSGGSPITAVLAPGEKAAQKGLIFAATPASDFVCGTLQLASGINVQVFTTGRGTPYGLAMAPVIKVASRDSLAEQWPDLIDINAGRIAGGEATIEDVGWEIFRFILDVASGRKQTWAEHWGLHNAISLFNPAPVT
- a CDS encoding aldo/keto reductase, with translation MNAGENISRRDQTGLIRETAIGHVRLADGTEVAALGQGTWRIGDNPRRRQEEIAALQAGVELGMNLIDTAEMYGEGRAESLVGEALKGKRDSVFLVSKVYPHNAGRTRIFRSCEESLKRLGTDRLDLYLLHWRGRVPLEETVECMERLVEQGKIIRWGVSNFDTADMRELAALADGSRCAVNQVLYHLGSRGIEYDLLPWQRDCGMPIMAYSPLAQAGELRTGLTEHPAVVRAAEAHGASPLQILLAWSIRGGNVIAIPKASTVRHVTENAQAARITLSNEEIAALDEAFPPPDRKVPLDII